The segment TTCACCGTCGACACCGGCATGTGCAACGTCTGGGCCGCCCGCTACCTCACCCCCAACGGGCGCCGCCGGGTCATCGGCTCCTTCCTGCACGGCTCGATGGCCAACGCCCTGCCGCACGCGATCGGCGCCCAACTCGCCTTCCCCGGACGGCAGGTGGTCTCGATGTCCGGCGACGGCGGGATCGGCATGCTGCTCGGCGAACTGCTCACCGTGGCGAAGTACCGGCTGCCGGTGAAGACCGTGGTGTTCAACAACGGGGCGCTCGGCATGATCAAGCTGGAGATGCTGGTCTCCGGCTACCCGGAGGCCGAGATCGACAACGGGGACGTCGACTACGCGGCGATCGCCCGCGCCTGCGGCATCGCCGCGAAGCGGGTCACCGACCCGGCGAAGGTCCGCGAGGTCCTCGCCGACGCGCTGGAACGCCCCGGCCCCGCCCTGGTCGACGTCGTCACCGACCCCAACGCCCTCTCCATCCCCCCGCACATCACCGCCGCCCAGCTCAAGGGCTTCGCCCTGGCCGCCGGCCGCACCGTCCTGACCGGCGGCGTCGGCAAGATGATCGACCTGGCGCGCTCCAACCTCCGCAACATCCCGCGCCCCTGACGGGGGCCCCGGCGCAGGGGCAAGGCCCTGGCGGGCGGCCAGGGGAGAGGGGGCCGGAGGGGCCCTGGCGGGCGGCGGGGAGGGGAAGGAAACGAGCGGCCTCGCCGGGGCGGGGAAGACGGGGGGGAGGCCCTGGAGAGGGGCCGGTCGGCCCTGGTGGGGGTGGGGGTGGGGCGGGAGGATGGGGGTGCGGGAGAGGGGGTTTGCCTGTGGGGCAAGTTTGTTGCCTCTGGGGCAGGGAGGGTGTGGACTTGCCCCATGACGGACAGCCCTCTCGGTGAGGACCAGGAAGTCGCGGGCCTCGGTGCGCGGCTGCGGGAGCAGCGGGTCTCCAGTCGGTTGACGCTGGAGGTCGCGGCGTCCCGGGTCGGACTCTCGCCAGCTTACTTGTCGCGGTTGGAGACCGGGCGGCGGCAGCCTTCGCTGCCGGTGCTGCTGGGCCTGGCCCGGGCGTACGGGACGAGCGTGGCCGAGTTGCTCGGGGAGCAGCCGGGCGAGCCGGACCCGGTGATCCGGGGCGGGCGGATCGAGCCGGGGCGGGCCGGCGGCTGGGGGTACCGGCGGGCCGGTGCGCAGGGCCGGGCGATGCAGGCGCTGCGGGTGCACGTGCCGCCGGGCACGCAGGACGCGGTGGTGCGGGTGCACCCGGGCGAGGAGTGGCTGTACGTCACCGGGGGCCGGATGCGGCTGACCCTGGGCGACCGGGTCCACCTGCTGGACGAGGGCGACTCGGCGCACTTCGACTCGATGACCCCGCACGTGATCGCCGCGGACTCGGCGGCCGGTCTCGACCTGGTCTTCGTCCACACGCTGCTGCAGAGCCCCGGCGGCGACCTGTGCCTGGGCGACGCCCCGCGCATCTAGACCGTCACACCCCCGTCCGCCACCACCGTCAGGAGACCGCCATGGCCGACACCCCGAAGCCCGCCGCCCACGCCCCCGCCCACGCCCCCGTTCCGAAGTACGCCGAGACCATCGACGCGGGCTACCGGGCCTCGAACCGGGTGTGGATCCGGGTGTGGATCTACATCGTGTCGGGCCACGTCTTCGTGGCCTTCCTGTTCCTGCTGTTCTACGTGGGCAGTCACAAGGGCTGACCGAGCAGGGCGCACAGCGCGTCGAGGGCGGCCTCGAAGGCGTGCTCGGGCGGGGTGCCGTAGCCGATCACCAGCCCGGGGGGCCGGCCGGGCGCGGGGTCCGCGCCGGGGGCGAGGCTCCAGCCCAGGGTGTTCAGGGCGAGGCCGGACTGCCGGGCGCGGTGCAGGAGTTCGTCCTCGCCGGGGCTGTCGGCGGGGAGTTCCAGGACGGCGTGCAGGCCGGCGTTCAGGCCGGTGACCCGGACGTCCGGGGCGCGGGCGGCGAGCACCTCGACCAGCCGGTCGCGGCGGCGGCGCAGCAGGTGCCGGCTGCGCCGGACGTGCCGGTCGTAGCCGCCGGAGTCGATCAGTTCGGCCAGGGTGAGCTGTTCCAGGGCGCCGCTCTGCCCGTCGGCGAGGCGCTTGTGCCGGGCGACCGGCTCGACCAGGGCGGCGGGCAGCGCCAGCCAGGCCAGCCGCAGGCCGGGGGCGAGCGACTTGGCGGCGGTGCCCGCGTACACCACCCGTTCGGGGTCGAGGGCCTGCATCGCGCCGATCGCGTGCCGGTCGTAGCGGAACTCGCCGTCGTAGTCGTCCTCCAGCAGGTAGCCGCCGCTCTGCCGGGCCCAGTCGACGGCGGCGGCCCGCCGGGAGGCCCGCAGCGGGACGCCAGTGGGGAACTGGTGGGCGGGGGTGAGCACCGCCAACCCGGCCTCGGTGCGGTCGAGTTCGGCGGTGCGGGCGCCGCCCTCGTCCAGTGGGAGCGGGCGCAGGGCCAGGCCGCGGGCGGCGATCGCGGCGTGCTGCGGGGGCAGTCCGTACTCCTCCACGGCGACCTCGGTCAGGCCGTGTTCGCGCAGCGCGGCGCAGAGCAGGCCGAGGCCCTGCAGGTAGCCGGTGCAGACCAGCAGGTGCTCCGGGTCGGTGCGCACGCCGCGGGCCCGGGCCAGGTAGCCGGCCAGGGCGCGGCGCAGTTCGATCCGGCCGCGCGGGTCGCCGTAGCCGAACGCCTCGTGCGGGGCGGCGGCCAGGGCGCGGCGGGCGGCGGAGAGCCAGGCGGTGCGCGGGAAGCGGCTGAGGTCGGGCGAGCCGGGGCGCAGGTTGTGCACGGGCGCGGGCCGGGCGTGCAGGCCGGGCGGCGGCGCGGCGGGGGGCGGCTGCGGGCCGCGTTCGGCGACCACGGTGCCGGAGCCCTGGCGGGAGGCCAGCCAGCCCTCGGCGGCGAGTTGGGTGTACGCCTCGGCGACGGTGTTGCGGGCGATGCCGAGGTCGGCGGCGAGCGCCCGGGAGGACGGCAGCCGGGTGCCGGCGGTGAGCCGGCCGTCGCGGACGGCGGTGCGCAGCGCGTCCTCCAGGGCGGCGCGCAGGCCGAGGCCGCGGGTGCGTCCGGCGTCCAGGTCGAGGTGCAGGTCGCCGCCGAAAGTGGCCCAGGAATCCATCCCCCCAATGAACCACGCCGCCGGGCCACCGCCCGCCTACGGTGGCGGTATGACCGACGAATCCACCGTTCCCGCACCTGCTCCGCGCATCCTGCTGCACCGCAGCGCCCCCGAGTTCCACCGCGCCCTGCTGGAGGCCTCCCGGGCCGCCACGGCCGGCCTGGCCGACCCGGTGGTCACCGAACTGGTCAACCTGCGCGCCTCGCAGATCAACGGCTGCGCGTTCTGCCTGGACAAGCACGCGGCCGACGCCCGGGCGAAGGGCGAGCGCGAGCACCGCCTCGACACCCTGGCCGCGTGGCGGGAGACCCCGTACTTCACCGCCCGCGAGCGGGCCGCGCTGGCCCTCACCGAGTCGGTCACCCTGCTCGCCGACACGCACGTCCCGGACGAGGTGTTCGACGAGGCCGCCGAGCACTTCGCGGAGGCCGAACTGGCCCACCTGATCGGCCTGATCAGCGCGATCAACGCGCTCAACCGGGTCGGCGTGACCAGCCGGCTCACGCCGCGCCGGTAGCGCGCCCTGCGCGTGCCCGGGCCCGCGGGCCCGGGTAGCGTCGCGTTCCATGGACGTGGTGATCGCAGGTGGACACGGCAAGATCGCACTGCGGCTCTCGAAGCTGCTCTCCGAACGGGGGGACGCGGTGGCCGGGTTGATCCGGAACCCGGCCCAGGCCGGGGACCTCGCCGAGGCGGGGGCCCGGGCGGTGGTGTGCGACCTGGAGCGGGCCTCGGCGGAGGAGCTGGCCGGGCACCTGGCCGGGGCGGACGCGGTGGTGTTCGCGGCCGGGGCCGGGCCGGGCAGCGGGGCGGCCCGGAAGGAGACCGTGGACCGGGACGGGGCGGTGCTGCTCGCGGAAGCGGCCCGGCGGGCCGGGGTGCGACGGTACCTGCTGGTGTCCTCGATGGGGCTGGACCGGATCGGCGACCCGGAGGTCACCCCGGAGTTCGACGCCTACCTGCGGGCGAAGCAGGCCGCCGAGGAGGCGGTGAAGGAGCGCCCGCTGGACTGGACGGTGCTGCGCCCGGGCGGCCTGACCGACGCCCCCACCGAGCGG is part of the Kitasatospora cineracea genome and harbors:
- a CDS encoding DUF6126 family protein — encoded protein: MADTPKPAAHAPAHAPVPKYAETIDAGYRASNRVWIRVWIYIVSGHVFVAFLFLLFYVGSHKG
- a CDS encoding carboxymuconolactone decarboxylase family protein, translating into MTDESTVPAPAPRILLHRSAPEFHRALLEASRAATAGLADPVVTELVNLRASQINGCAFCLDKHAADARAKGEREHRLDTLAAWRETPYFTARERAALALTESVTLLADTHVPDEVFDEAAEHFAEAELAHLIGLISAINALNRVGVTSRLTPRR
- a CDS encoding SDR family oxidoreductase, encoding MDVVIAGGHGKIALRLSKLLSERGDAVAGLIRNPAQAGDLAEAGARAVVCDLERASAEELAGHLAGADAVVFAAGAGPGSGAARKETVDRDGAVLLAEAARRAGVRRYLLVSSMGLDRIGDPEVTPEFDAYLRAKQAAEEAVKERPLDWTVLRPGGLTDAPTERHAHLAPPPNRFGQVSRDEVAHTLVRLLDDPSTVHQTLELTT
- a CDS encoding PLP-dependent aminotransferase family protein; translation: MDSWATFGGDLHLDLDAGRTRGLGLRAALEDALRTAVRDGRLTAGTRLPSSRALAADLGIARNTVAEAYTQLAAEGWLASRQGSGTVVAERGPQPPPAAPPPGLHARPAPVHNLRPGSPDLSRFPRTAWLSAARRALAAAPHEAFGYGDPRGRIELRRALAGYLARARGVRTDPEHLLVCTGYLQGLGLLCAALREHGLTEVAVEEYGLPPQHAAIAARGLALRPLPLDEGGARTAELDRTEAGLAVLTPAHQFPTGVPLRASRRAAAVDWARQSGGYLLEDDYDGEFRYDRHAIGAMQALDPERVVYAGTAAKSLAPGLRLAWLALPAALVEPVARHKRLADGQSGALEQLTLAELIDSGGYDRHVRRSRHLLRRRRDRLVEVLAARAPDVRVTGLNAGLHAVLELPADSPGEDELLHRARQSGLALNTLGWSLAPGADPAPGRPPGLVIGYGTPPEHAFEAALDALCALLGQPL
- a CDS encoding helix-turn-helix domain-containing protein: MTDSPLGEDQEVAGLGARLREQRVSSRLTLEVAASRVGLSPAYLSRLETGRRQPSLPVLLGLARAYGTSVAELLGEQPGEPDPVIRGGRIEPGRAGGWGYRRAGAQGRAMQALRVHVPPGTQDAVVRVHPGEEWLYVTGGRMRLTLGDRVHLLDEGDSAHFDSMTPHVIAADSAAGLDLVFVHTLLQSPGGDLCLGDAPRI